A section of the Acipenser ruthenus chromosome 39, fAciRut3.2 maternal haplotype, whole genome shotgun sequence genome encodes:
- the LOC117397105 gene encoding myb/SANT-like DNA-binding domain-containing protein 2 isoform X3, producing MESDGSTMGDYSQEDWGNQELPSYQDTEAEEVSFAKKRVLQRRQESSEEKQRHGVMQNVMRILDSVQLKWEHFQTWTDFSRLHLSNKLAIFGVGYNTRWREEIRYHYAEISSQVPLGKRLREYFNPEKTEGRVIMTKVQKMNWKNVYYKFLDITISEARCLELHMEVDWIPIAQSRASGGSNGAQYLLPGGIPKTHGLYAIGFEEAPASSASDSGDKTSSQVTGESAKPLVKSESREHGEESSPKVTYCYLGIAEDRTLQQCLFQHFQSGGKYFGTGESSAVTKFIAENCSAQSGEGASPPRAMYIKFIEVELDFLSAGSLVESLEIAIGYSLKFNK from the exons ATGGAGTCGGACGGGAGCACCATGGGGGACTACTCTCAGGAGGACTGGGGCAACCAGGAGCTGCCCTCCTACCAGGACACAGAGGCTG AGGAAgtgagttttgcaaaaaagagAGTGCTGCAGCGAAGGCAAGAATCCTCTGAAGAAAAACA GAGACACGGGGTGATGCAGAACGTGATGCGCATCTTGGATTCCGTGCAGCTCAAATGGGAACACTTCCAGACCTGGACAGACTTCTCGCGGCTGCACCTCTCCAACAAGCTAGCCATCTTCGGTGTGGGCTACAACACGCGCTGGCGGGAGGAGATCCGCTACCATTACGCCGAGATCAGCTCGCAGGTGCCCCTGGGCAAGCGCCTGCGAGAGTACTTCAACCCGGAGAAGACAGAAGGCCGTGTCATCATGACCAAGGTGCAGAAAATGAACTGGAAGAACGTCTACTACAAATTCTTGGACATCACCATCAGTGAGGCCCGTTGCTTGGAGCTGCACATGGAGGTGGACTGGATCCCCATTGCCCAGTCCCGGGCGTCTGGGGGCAGCAATGGAGCGCAGTACCTCCTGCCTGGGGGCATCCCCAAAACGCATGGCCTGTATGCCATCGGTTTTGAGGAGGCGCCTGCCTCTTCTGCTTCAGATTCTGGTGACAAGACTTCTTCGCAAGTGACAGGAGAATCCGCCAAGCCCCTTGTGAAATCTGAATCACGAGAACATGGGGAGGAGTCCTCCCCCAAAGTGACCTACTGCTACCTGGGCATAGCGGAGGACAGGACACTGCAGCAGTGCTTGTTCCAGCACTTTCAGAGCGGAGGCAAGTACTTTGGCACGGGGGAGTCCTCCGCAGTCACCAAGTTCATTGCAGAGAACTGCAGCGCGCAGTCCGGAGAAGGGGCCTCCCCTCCACGAGCCATGTATATTAAATTCATCGAGGTGGAGTTGGACTTTCTCTCCGCAGGCTCCTTGGTTGAGTCCTTGGAAATAGCAATCGGATATTCCTTAAAGTTTAACAAATAG
- the LOC117397105 gene encoding myb/SANT-like DNA-binding domain-containing protein 2 isoform X2: MAKKKTLRRCYSRVKEHGVGKRKSSYSIEQLEKVFGQGGWDSQSCQPVLINSSGLYQEMESDGSTMGDYSQEDWGNQELPSYQDTEAEEVSFAKKRVLQRRQESSEEKQRHGVMQNVMRILDSVQLKWEHFQTWTDFSRLHLSNKLAIFGVGYNTRWREEIRYHYAEISSQVPLGKRLREYFNPEKTEGRVIMTKVQKMNWKNVYYKFLDITISEARCLELHMEVDWIPIAQSRASGGSNGAQYLLPGGIPKTHGLYAIGFEEAPASSASDSGDKTSSQVTGESAKPLVKSESREHGEESSPKVTYCYLGIAEDRTLQQCLFQHFQSGGKYFGTGESSAVTKFIAENCSAQSGEGASPPRAMYIKFIEVELDFLSAGSLVESLEIAIGYSLKFNK; encoded by the exons ATGGCAAAAAAAAAG ACCCTGCGGCGGTGTTACAGCCGAGTGAAGGAGCACGGTGTCGGCAAGAGGAAGAGCAGCTACTCCATCGAGCAGCTGGAGAAGGTGTTTGGACAGGGGGGCTGGGACTCTCAGTCCTGCCAGCCCGTCCTCATCAACAGCAGTGGCCTGTACCAGGAGATGGAGTCGGACGGGAGCACCATGGGGGACTACTCTCAGGAGGACTGGGGCAACCAGGAGCTGCCCTCCTACCAGGACACAGAGGCTG AGGAAgtgagttttgcaaaaaagagAGTGCTGCAGCGAAGGCAAGAATCCTCTGAAGAAAAACA GAGACACGGGGTGATGCAGAACGTGATGCGCATCTTGGATTCCGTGCAGCTCAAATGGGAACACTTCCAGACCTGGACAGACTTCTCGCGGCTGCACCTCTCCAACAAGCTAGCCATCTTCGGTGTGGGCTACAACACGCGCTGGCGGGAGGAGATCCGCTACCATTACGCCGAGATCAGCTCGCAGGTGCCCCTGGGCAAGCGCCTGCGAGAGTACTTCAACCCGGAGAAGACAGAAGGCCGTGTCATCATGACCAAGGTGCAGAAAATGAACTGGAAGAACGTCTACTACAAATTCTTGGACATCACCATCAGTGAGGCCCGTTGCTTGGAGCTGCACATGGAGGTGGACTGGATCCCCATTGCCCAGTCCCGGGCGTCTGGGGGCAGCAATGGAGCGCAGTACCTCCTGCCTGGGGGCATCCCCAAAACGCATGGCCTGTATGCCATCGGTTTTGAGGAGGCGCCTGCCTCTTCTGCTTCAGATTCTGGTGACAAGACTTCTTCGCAAGTGACAGGAGAATCCGCCAAGCCCCTTGTGAAATCTGAATCACGAGAACATGGGGAGGAGTCCTCCCCCAAAGTGACCTACTGCTACCTGGGCATAGCGGAGGACAGGACACTGCAGCAGTGCTTGTTCCAGCACTTTCAGAGCGGAGGCAAGTACTTTGGCACGGGGGAGTCCTCCGCAGTCACCAAGTTCATTGCAGAGAACTGCAGCGCGCAGTCCGGAGAAGGGGCCTCCCCTCCACGAGCCATGTATATTAAATTCATCGAGGTGGAGTTGGACTTTCTCTCCGCAGGCTCCTTGGTTGAGTCCTTGGAAATAGCAATCGGATATTCCTTAAAGTTTAACAAATAG
- the LOC117397105 gene encoding myb/SANT-like DNA-binding domain-containing protein 2 isoform X1, producing MAAPSNEDHSTKISTPLKIPKTEAPSPESGDLSDCNPYHSNPSTPNRFSPLNIGTPGSASAGRGGSASASNSFPACRGMSWTPSETNALIAVWGNERLAEARMQQLEGAGTVFSGKAPGPAMYERVSRALAELGYERTPSQCRERIKTLRRCYSRVKEHGVGKRKSSYSIEQLEKVFGQGGWDSQSCQPVLINSSGLYQEMESDGSTMGDYSQEDWGNQELPSYQDTEAEEVSFAKKRVLQRRQESSEEKQRHGVMQNVMRILDSVQLKWEHFQTWTDFSRLHLSNKLAIFGVGYNTRWREEIRYHYAEISSQVPLGKRLREYFNPEKTEGRVIMTKVQKMNWKNVYYKFLDITISEARCLELHMEVDWIPIAQSRASGGSNGAQYLLPGGIPKTHGLYAIGFEEAPASSASDSGDKTSSQVTGESAKPLVKSESREHGEESSPKVTYCYLGIAEDRTLQQCLFQHFQSGGKYFGTGESSAVTKFIAENCSAQSGEGASPPRAMYIKFIEVELDFLSAGSLVESLEIAIGYSLKFNK from the exons ATGGCGGCGCCCAGTAACGAAGATCATTCGACCAAAATATCTACGCCGTTAAAGATTCCCAAAACcgaggctccctctccggaatcgggCGATTTGAGCGACTGTAACCCGTACCATTCCAACCCATCGACCCCTAACAGATTCTCCCCGCTCAATATCGGAACCCCGGGCTCGGCAAGTGCAGGCCGGGGTGGATCGGCCTCTGCCTCCAATAGCTTTCCCGCCTGCCGGGGCATGTCTTGGACCCCTTCCGAAACGAACGCCCTGATTGCCGTGTGGGGCAACGAGCGGCTGGCGGAGGCGCGGATGCAGCAGCTGGAAGGAGCCGGGACTGTGTTTTCAGGCAAGGCGCCGGGGCCAGCCATGTACGAGCGGGTGTCCCGGGCGCTTGCAGAACTCGGCTATGAAAGGACCCCTTCCCAGTGCAGAGAAAGAATAAAG ACCCTGCGGCGGTGTTACAGCCGAGTGAAGGAGCACGGTGTCGGCAAGAGGAAGAGCAGCTACTCCATCGAGCAGCTGGAGAAGGTGTTTGGACAGGGGGGCTGGGACTCTCAGTCCTGCCAGCCCGTCCTCATCAACAGCAGTGGCCTGTACCAGGAGATGGAGTCGGACGGGAGCACCATGGGGGACTACTCTCAGGAGGACTGGGGCAACCAGGAGCTGCCCTCCTACCAGGACACAGAGGCTG AGGAAgtgagttttgcaaaaaagagAGTGCTGCAGCGAAGGCAAGAATCCTCTGAAGAAAAACA GAGACACGGGGTGATGCAGAACGTGATGCGCATCTTGGATTCCGTGCAGCTCAAATGGGAACACTTCCAGACCTGGACAGACTTCTCGCGGCTGCACCTCTCCAACAAGCTAGCCATCTTCGGTGTGGGCTACAACACGCGCTGGCGGGAGGAGATCCGCTACCATTACGCCGAGATCAGCTCGCAGGTGCCCCTGGGCAAGCGCCTGCGAGAGTACTTCAACCCGGAGAAGACAGAAGGCCGTGTCATCATGACCAAGGTGCAGAAAATGAACTGGAAGAACGTCTACTACAAATTCTTGGACATCACCATCAGTGAGGCCCGTTGCTTGGAGCTGCACATGGAGGTGGACTGGATCCCCATTGCCCAGTCCCGGGCGTCTGGGGGCAGCAATGGAGCGCAGTACCTCCTGCCTGGGGGCATCCCCAAAACGCATGGCCTGTATGCCATCGGTTTTGAGGAGGCGCCTGCCTCTTCTGCTTCAGATTCTGGTGACAAGACTTCTTCGCAAGTGACAGGAGAATCCGCCAAGCCCCTTGTGAAATCTGAATCACGAGAACATGGGGAGGAGTCCTCCCCCAAAGTGACCTACTGCTACCTGGGCATAGCGGAGGACAGGACACTGCAGCAGTGCTTGTTCCAGCACTTTCAGAGCGGAGGCAAGTACTTTGGCACGGGGGAGTCCTCCGCAGTCACCAAGTTCATTGCAGAGAACTGCAGCGCGCAGTCCGGAGAAGGGGCCTCCCCTCCACGAGCCATGTATATTAAATTCATCGAGGTGGAGTTGGACTTTCTCTCCGCAGGCTCCTTGGTTGAGTCCTTGGAAATAGCAATCGGATATTCCTTAAAGTTTAACAAATAG